A portion of the Leptospira broomii serovar Hurstbridge str. 5399 genome contains these proteins:
- a CDS encoding tetratricopeptide repeat protein → MKTTPMPASGRKLRLVVLLSLGFFLNTVGCGEMSSEEKKKTYISAIESYKSNRIQDAKQALERIYKDDPNFLDTAFHLGKIYYYEKDFQNSEKILEEAFESNPKNFNVWSTLLRCKYATAKDIQSREKLLLSVEEFLRSDSENLDVLFIQGRLFEDLRRPDRAIMSYNQMRLVGRKTALAYARLSAIYSKDKKKSEAFKRKVDLFSNESIED, encoded by the coding sequence ATGAAAACCACTCCAATGCCTGCGAGCGGGCGGAAACTCCGCCTAGTTGTACTTTTATCCTTGGGCTTTTTCCTGAATACCGTAGGTTGCGGTGAAATGAGTTCGGAAGAAAAAAAGAAAACGTACATCTCCGCCATCGAATCTTATAAATCGAACCGAATCCAAGATGCAAAGCAAGCGTTAGAACGAATCTACAAAGACGATCCTAATTTTCTGGATACTGCTTTTCATTTAGGGAAAATCTATTATTACGAAAAGGACTTTCAGAATTCGGAAAAAATTCTGGAAGAAGCTTTCGAATCCAACCCTAAAAATTTTAACGTTTGGTCCACTCTTTTGAGATGCAAATACGCGACGGCGAAGGATATTCAGAGCAGGGAAAAACTTCTGCTTTCAGTAGAAGAATTTCTACGTTCGGATTCGGAAAATTTAGACGTTCTTTTTATTCAAGGTAGATTATTCGAAGATCTTAGACGGCCGGATCGGGCGATCATGTCGTATAATCAAATGCGTCTGGTTGGGAGAAAAACTGCCTTGGCTTACGCTCGACTCTCCGCAATCTATTCGAAAGACAAAAAGAAATCGGAAGCGTTCAAGCGAAAGGTCGATTTATTTTCCAACGAATCTATAGAGGATTAG
- a CDS encoding HAD family hydrolase, whose translation MKFLKIYSEAFQENWRYSIRPETILEISPATFLLHTLRIQGLYFGTYVVFNMLVSFANWKKVQSFSSVMRTYYNEGKISFSMFLFNVFPWNLFTLVFSFLLAMLIAGSLSHLFLWLLGEERKSYFRILGITAFSNFYILLSFFPILLLFNIAPGSFRQDTFKLVFFLSLNGIFLLAGFLLQAILFVRGLKSCFGLNTGKAVLTWSFPLVLFAFLITISLK comes from the coding sequence TTGAAATTTTTAAAGATTTATTCCGAAGCGTTTCAAGAGAATTGGAGATACTCGATCCGTCCCGAAACGATCCTGGAGATCAGTCCCGCGACATTTTTACTTCACACTCTGAGAATCCAAGGCTTGTATTTCGGGACGTACGTAGTATTTAATATGCTCGTTTCGTTCGCCAATTGGAAGAAGGTTCAGTCGTTTTCGTCCGTTATGCGCACCTATTATAATGAGGGAAAAATCTCGTTTTCGATGTTTTTGTTCAATGTTTTTCCCTGGAATCTTTTTACTCTTGTTTTTTCTTTTCTTCTTGCAATGCTCATTGCCGGAAGCTTGAGTCATCTCTTTCTTTGGTTGCTCGGAGAAGAAAGGAAATCGTATTTCAGGATCCTAGGGATTACGGCATTCAGTAATTTTTATATTCTTCTTTCCTTTTTTCCGATCCTTCTACTGTTCAATATTGCTCCGGGTAGCTTTAGGCAGGATACGTTTAAGCTAGTTTTTTTTCTAAGTTTGAACGGAATCTTTTTATTGGCCGGGTTTCTCCTTCAAGCGATTCTATTTGTGAGAGGGCTAAAATCCTGCTTCGGTTTAAATACAGGGAAGGCCGTCTTAACCTGGTCCTTCCCACTTGTATTATTCGCTTTCTTGATTACTATTTCCTTGAAGTAA